A window of Acinonyx jubatus isolate Ajub_Pintada_27869175 chromosome B2, VMU_Ajub_asm_v1.0, whole genome shotgun sequence genomic DNA:
gagctgaagtcaagagccagatgcttaaccaactgagccacccaggcacccttgaaacCTGGTTTTTaagtgttgattttgtatcctgcaacttgactAATCTGTTTGATAAGTTCCAATACTTTTTGGgtgagtctttaggatttttcaTATGTAAGATCATATCGGTTGCAAataacaattttactttttcctttccaatatagattgcttttatttctttgtctggTGCCTAATTTCTCtatagctaggacttctagtactatgttgccTAAGAGTGATGATAGTAGGCAACTGTGTCTCATTCTGATCTTACGGGAAAACCTTTGAATTATTCACTGTTGCACATGTTAGGATGTGAGATTATTATAAGTGGTTTCAAATATGTTGAGATAtccttttatttccaaatgtttgtaGATGTTTATCATGAAAAAATATCATATTCTGTCAAATGCTGTGCATCTATTGAGATttgattgtatgatttttatctttcattctattaatggtATTTATTGATTTACGTATTTAAACTCCTTCTACTTTATGCAATTTAGTGGTATATGATCATAATCTCTAAGGACCCGatgtatttctgtagtgtaaGTTGTAATGTCtggtttttcatttctgattttacttttattgagTGTTCGCTCTTTCTTGAGTTAGCGTAGCTAAAAGTTCATCaactttgtttattaaaaaaaaacagttatggTTATCTCTATGGCTACCAAGTACCCCAGAAGCTGCCCCATCTCAGAGTCATGATGGGCACCAAGATGGCATCTGCCAGCAAGGTCATTCAGGTAGTCAAGCCACATATTCCATTAAGGTTCCCTGACAGAAGACACcgttcttttcaaatatttactttgagagagaaaacatgttcaagagagagaagaagagagaatcctaagcaggcttcacacacagcacagagcctgacaccgggctcaatcccacgcgagatcactacctgagccaatatcaagagcctgatgctcaaccgactgagccacccaggagcccccagaagaGACAATTCTAAAGTCAGTGTATCAGAAGCTTTGTGTTCAGTAGGACAACCATCtcagtcttcttcaatttcacaGCATTCTAAGGGAGGTAAATCACCAGATTTGCTGATGCATCTGGATCCACCAGATACTGCTCAAATAATAAAAGCGTTAcctcagaaatacagaaagaaacttGTGTCTCAAGAAGAAATTGAATGTATCCAATGTGGAGGTCCAAAAAAATCACTGACCATGTGGCTGCTGTTTGTCATCAAACAAAAGAATAGTCCTTACGATAAAGAACTTCCAATATGGCACATGAGAAATTATACTTTAATCAACTTCAATAAATAttccgtaaaaaaaaaaaaaaaaacaaaacatagaaaattTAGATGAACACTTGCGTCCCCTAATAGATGTATCTCGGTCAGTTTCTCCAAAAGAGTACCTATTTGTTTACATGCTTACTAAAGtatacgttttttaaaaagttaccaatTGATTTCTATCTACTAGTCTCTCATTTCCACTCTGATCTCTGTTGTCCTTTCTTTTGCTAACTGTGGACTTTGTTCTCCCTTTTCTAATTCTTGAAGTGTAAAGTTAGGATACATCTTTGagatgttttactttctttttttttaatttttttaagtttatttatttattttgagaggggggagggatggagggagagagagaaacatcctgcactgtcagagcagagccccacacagtgCAAAAATACAGAACGCTTCGCAAATTTGCTTGTCATCCTTGCACAGAGGCCATGCTAAACTCCGTATCGTTCTGGTTTTAGCATATGTGCTGTCAGAGCAAGCACAAGATGTTTTACCTTTCTTCAAATATGAATTTATGCTATTAATTTCCCTCTCACAACTGCTTTTACaacatctcatttattttttatggaagtACAATTagcattaatttcaggtgtacaatatgattcaacaattctatacattattcatgTTCATCACAATAGGTGTACTTTTAATCTCCTTGGTCTTTTTCACTCCTCTCAGTATCCACCATCCCTCTGGCAACGATGAgcttgttctgtgtatttaagtctgtttttgtgtatttccttttcctttgtcctttttttttcttaaattctggaTATAAGTGAAGTACAGTATTTGCCTTGTctgactgactttgcttagcattatacctttttggtccatccatgttgttccaaatgtcaagatattttttttttaatgactgaacaAAATTCCATTGtaaaatataccacatcttctatatccatatttatggatggacacttgggttgcttccatatcttggatattgtaaataatgctgcaataattATAGTGGTGCAtctatctttccaaattagtgttttcacttttttggatAGATACCAAGTAGCAAAATTATTgggtaattctacttttagctttttaaggaaactctgattttttttccataatggctgcaccagtttgcattcttagtCATGTCTCctcaagcaaaggaaacaaaagcaaaataaaactgttgggaatactccaaaataaaaacttttgcacagtgaagcaAGCCTTCAACGAGGCAGgctactgaatgggagatgatatttgtaaatgacctatctgataatgggttagtagccaaaatatataaagatctggTACAActtaaaataatccaattaaaatgggcaggacctgaatagacatttttccaaagaaggctacaagtagccaacagacacatgaaagatgtttAACGTcataatcatcaaggaaatgcgaATCAAAATCTCAATGATCTATCACCTtattcctgtcagaatggctagaatcaaaaggaagaaataaatgttgaggaggatgtggagaaaagggaaccatcaTGCACTCTTGGTGCTTCTAtatgtgttttctatttcctttccattttttgacccattggttgttcaggagtgtgttgcttaatttccacatatttgtagttttccaaattttttttatgttgtttatttctagtTGTTGACTCCATTATGGATTGGAAAGGGtttttggtatgatttcaatctccttaaatttttaaagactagtGTGTGTCTTATATGATCAATTATTGAGAATGTTCTGGGGGTATTTGAGAAGAACATGTAATCTGCTTTTGAATAGAATGTCTGTTAGGCCCGTTTGTTCTATTTGTTTCACAGTGGTTCAGGTCCAAAATTTATTGATTGACCTACCATTGCTGACATTGAGGTTCAGAATCCCCCATTGTtgcatttttatctatttctctcttcatATTTGCTAGTACTTGCTTAATATATTAGGTATCTGATGggtgtatgtatatttacaatGGTTATATATCCTTGTTCAATTGACCCCTAtaacattatataatgaccttacATTTCTCTTGTTACTATTTGGCTTAAAATCtcttttgtttgatataagtatagctattCCTGCTttattatggttttcatttgcatggaatacCTTTTTCAATCCCTTCACTTTGAGTCTATGTGTATCATTAAAGCTGTAGACTTTCGTGGGCAACATATagttgagtcttctcttttttaatctaCCCAGCTACTCTGTGCCATTAATTTGTGAACTAATTTAATTTAGGGTATCTCTGTTGGTTACGcacgggactcttgattttggctcaggtcatgatctcatggttatgaaatcaagccccacattgggctccccactgagcatggacctgcttaagattctctccctcgcctctccctctgtacctcccccgctcatgttctttctcacaaaaaaatttcatttatattg
This region includes:
- the LOC106987304 gene encoding alpha-ketoglutarate dehydrogenase component 4-like translates to MMGTKMASASKVIQVVKPHIPLRFPDRRHPPRRDNSKVSVSEALCSVGQPSQSSSISQHSKGGKSPDLLMHLDPPDTAQIIKALPQKYRKKLVSQEEIECIQCGGPKKSLTMWLLFVIKQKNSPYDKELPIWHMRNYTLINFNKYSYPPSLWQR